The following is a genomic window from Sphingomonas sinipercae.
GCTTTCAGCGTTTTTTTACCGTCGCTCGGTAATTTGGCGCGATGGGCCGTAGCTATCTTGTCATCATCGTCCTGATGGGCGTGTTCAGCGCAGTCGTGAGCGGCATCAACCCGCCATCGTCCTCGGCGTCGAAGACCTTTGAGAAAAGGCTTTCCGATGACGGCGGCAGCGGATCCGGCGAATCGTCCGATTCGAGCAGCAGCAGCGGCGGGAGCAGCTGGTCGAACGACGGCAGCATTGAGCTGCTCCGCAATAGCGATGGGCATTTCTACGCCGACGTGCAGATCAACGGAGCGACGGTCCACGCCCTGGTTGATACCGGGGCAAGCAGCATTGCCTTGTCGCGCGACGATGCGCGCTCGGCCGGGGTCGGCACCTCGATCGGGATGCCCGAAGTCGTCGGCGAAGGCGCCAACGGCGCGGTCCGGGGCGAATATGTGACCCTCGATTCGGTGAGCCTTGGCAACAAGCGGGTCGAGCGGATCGACGCGATCGTCCTCGATTCGGGCAACATGACCCTGCTTGGCCAAAGCTTCCTCAGCCGCTTCGCCAAAGTCGAGATCGAAGGCGACCGCATGGTGCTACGCTAAACCGCGGCCGACCTTGACTTCGCCGGCTGCTCACCATACCTGAGCCGCGGTTTTCGAACCCCCCACAATTTGAACCAAGAGAACGAGCAGGCGCCCGGCCATGAAGATTCGCAATAGCTTGAAGTCCCTCAAGGACCGCCACCGGGATTGCCGGGTCATCCGCCGTCGTGGGCGTACCTACGTCAT
Proteins encoded in this region:
- a CDS encoding retropepsin-like aspartic protease family protein, whose product is MGRSYLVIIVLMGVFSAVVSGINPPSSSASKTFEKRLSDDGGSGSGESSDSSSSSGGSSWSNDGSIELLRNSDGHFYADVQINGATVHALVDTGASSIALSRDDARSAGVGTSIGMPEVVGEGANGAVRGEYVTLDSVSLGNKRVERIDAIVLDSGNMTLLGQSFLSRFAKVEIEGDRMVLR
- the ykgO gene encoding type B 50S ribosomal protein L36, whose product is MKIRNSLKSLKDRHRDCRVIRRRGRTYVINKTNRRFKARQG